A window of Cryptomeria japonica chromosome 3, Sugi_1.0, whole genome shotgun sequence contains these coding sequences:
- the LOC131038598 gene encoding serine/threonine-protein kinase D6PK-like → MEQLLKCQSQFVDAGFSSEDLRLVKRLGQGNMSTVFLAVHRDTNKAFAVKVMNKEILQQRNAYKMAATEKDILSSLNHPFLPSLLTHFESENHTFLVMEYCSGGDISVLRHRQPGQTFPESTIRFYAAEVVIALEYLDEKGILYRDLKPQNILVQDSGHIMLTDFDLSLRIIPDDGEDGEWKSRSFVGTEEYIAPEVLWGKPHSYDVDWWSLGFFLYEMSHGRMPFRGSNRKDTFVNIMSKDPSFSSSSPLHDLIQKLLAKEPTERLNRKQIKSHPFFDCMRWEQLQFVSRPPFVPPLSTETALSFHLEEEDEAIADMGIKSESDRRHGH, encoded by the exons ATGGAGCAGTTGTTGAAATGCCAATCTCAGTTTGTTGATGCAGGTTTCAGTTCTGAAGATCTGAGGCTTGTCAAGCGCCTCGGTCAGGGCAACATGAGTACGGTTTTCTTAGCTGTTCATCGAGACACCAACAAGGCTTTTGCGGTCAAAGTGATGAATAAGGAGATTCTTCAACAGAGAAACGCCTACAAAATGGCAGCCACAGAAAAGGATATTCTCTCCTCTTTGAATCATCCTTTTCTCCCTTCTTTGCTTACCCACTTTGAGTCGGAGAATCATACATTTCTGGTCATGGAGTACTGTTCGGGAGGAGATATAAGCGTCTTGAGGCACAGGCAACCGGGTCAGACCTTTCCAGAGTCCACCATAAG GTTCTACGCGGCAGAGGTGGTAATAGCATTGGAGTATTTGGACGAGAAGGGAATATTATACAGAGATCTGAAGCCGCAGAACATATTAGTGCAAGATAGTGGGCACATAATGCTCACTGATTTTGATTTGTCCCTGCGTATCATACCCGATGATGGCGAAGATGGTGAATGGAAGTCTCGTTCGTTTGTGGGTACAGAGGAGTACATCGCGCCAGAGGTCCTATGGGGGAAACCACACTCCTACGATGTGGACTGGTGGTCCCTGGGCTTCTTTTTGTACGAAATGAGTCATGGACGAATGCCTTTTAGGGGGTCAAATAGAAAGGACACTTTTGTGAATATAATGAGCAAGGATCCTTCCTTCTCATCTTCATCTCCTCTCCACGATCTCATTCAGAAGCTCCTTGCGAAAGAGCCGACAGAGAGGCTAAACAGAAAGCAAATAAAAAGCCACCCATTCTTCGACTGCATGAGATGGGAGCAGCTGCAGTTTGTTTCGAGGCCTCCTTTTGTGCCGCCGCTCTCCACTGAAACTGCACTCAGTTTTCacctagaagaagaagatgaagcgatAGCAGACATGGGCATTAAATCGGAAAGCGACAGGAGACATGGGCATTAA